A single window of Granulicella mallensis MP5ACTX8 DNA harbors:
- a CDS encoding ankyrin repeat domain-containing protein — translation MSMSFIVACENGNRKIAELLLASNEADVKYTDERGRTALHYAAHRGYLDIVKALIDAGADIDYEDHDGETPLFFACRQKQKQTALYLLDKGANPKINDRFGNSLLHLVARTGQAEIVGKLLELGADVNLLNNEALPPLMVAASGFNKEAAQLLLDKGADVNAVDKNGDTALIFATRAQALPMMTVLLDKGANVNHTNNSGGSSLLIACEQGNRMLVKLLVERGADVLMFNNAGVSPIWYACAHNQKEIVDLFLQHGANVNYARPLGGDTAAAIGSYLEWAVSTNDISIEARFSLNTTYTYGGEGLLHLAAKKGHLSMVKLLLEKGVDVDMQDEGGNTPLHYAVASGKKDVVKCLLEHKADIAIANVKEQKAVDYSNIKGYNEITALILQAGSATQPEIIPGTATASDFTAAKKKSLLDLKELLDMGILSEEEFNQEKAKVLAG, via the coding sequence CTGCTCTTGGCGAGCAACGAAGCCGATGTCAAATACACGGACGAGCGAGGCCGGACGGCCCTGCATTATGCCGCGCACCGGGGCTATCTGGATATCGTAAAAGCCCTGATCGACGCGGGCGCGGATATCGATTACGAAGACCATGATGGTGAGACGCCACTGTTCTTCGCCTGCCGGCAAAAGCAGAAGCAGACCGCGCTCTATCTGCTCGACAAGGGGGCGAATCCAAAGATCAATGACAGATTCGGTAACAGCCTGCTGCACCTCGTGGCGCGAACAGGACAGGCCGAAATTGTGGGCAAGCTGCTGGAACTCGGGGCAGACGTTAATCTGCTGAACAACGAGGCGCTGCCCCCTCTCATGGTCGCGGCGAGCGGGTTCAACAAAGAGGCGGCGCAGTTGTTGCTGGACAAGGGCGCGGACGTCAACGCCGTTGACAAGAATGGCGACACGGCACTCATCTTTGCCACGCGTGCCCAGGCCCTGCCGATGATGACGGTACTTCTGGACAAGGGCGCGAACGTCAACCACACCAACAACTCCGGCGGAAGCTCTCTGCTCATCGCATGCGAGCAAGGCAATCGGATGCTCGTGAAGCTGCTGGTAGAGCGCGGCGCGGACGTGCTCATGTTCAACAACGCGGGCGTGTCACCGATCTGGTATGCCTGTGCTCACAATCAGAAGGAGATCGTAGACCTGTTCCTGCAACATGGAGCGAACGTCAACTATGCCAGGCCACTGGGTGGCGACACGGCTGCCGCTATCGGCAGTTATCTTGAGTGGGCAGTTTCCACGAATGACATTTCGATCGAGGCGAGGTTCTCGCTCAACACCACTTACACCTATGGTGGCGAAGGCCTGCTCCATCTGGCTGCCAAGAAGGGCCATCTAAGCATGGTGAAACTGCTGCTGGAAAAGGGCGTGGACGTCGACATGCAGGACGAAGGCGGAAACACGCCTTTGCACTACGCCGTCGCATCCGGCAAAAAAGATGTAGTGAAATGCCTGCTGGAACATAAAGCTGACATCGCCATCGCCAATGTTAAGGAACAAAAAGCGGTCGATTACAGCAACATCAAGGGTTATAACGAGATCACCGCACTGATCTTGCAAGCTGGGTCCGCGACGCAACCTGAAATCATCCCTGGAACTGCTACGGCTAGCGACTTTACGGCGGCGAAGAAAAAGTCCCTGCTGGATCTGAAGGAATTACTGGATATGGGCATCCTCTCGGAAGAGGAATTCAATCAAGAAAAAGCCAAAGTATTAGCAGGATAG